From the genome of Alteromonas stellipolaris:
CATTATGAAAAATCGATGCCAGAAAGTGTTTCTTGCCCTTATCTTTACAATGACCGGTTGCGCCCAGACGGTTTCACAAGAAGAAGAAGTGGTGGCAAGCAGTCCAACCAATCCAAAAGTAGAGCAACGCGCTATATCGCCCACCTCTGATGAACCTGCACCAGGCGATCCTACTTATGCACCGCCGCGGGCTTATTCTGTTGAACAAGTTCGTATCCCTAGCGGATCTTTGTTTAACCCAGAGCTGGCCATGGGGTTATATCAGCGCCATAGCCAGTACAAAGTTGGCGATATGATTTTAATAAAACTGGATGAGACCACCCAGTCTGAGAAGTCACTTGATTACAACCAAGACAAGAACAGCACCTTTGATATAGAACCTTTAACTGTGCGGGTAGGTGGAATTCAAATTGAAGGCGATGATCTTGAAGTTGACCATGAGCAAGACAGCGAATTTACCAGT
Proteins encoded in this window:
- a CDS encoding flagellar basal body L-ring protein FlgH; its protein translation is MKNRCQKVFLALIFTMTGCAQTVSQEEEVVASSPTNPKVEQRAISPTSDEPAPGDPTYAPPRAYSVEQVRIPSGSLFNPELAMGLYQRHSQYKVGDMILIKLDETTQSEKSLDYNQDKNSTFDIEPLTVRVGGIQIEGDDLEVDHEQDSEFTSSAQSSQSNSLQGSITVYVTAITPAGNLLVTGEKWITMNKGKEYIRFSGEVRKQDVDESNTVVSSKVGNALIEYSGTGDLQKNQERSVIDKLFAIFG